One part of the Rutidosis leptorrhynchoides isolate AG116_Rl617_1_P2 chromosome 1, CSIRO_AGI_Rlap_v1, whole genome shotgun sequence genome encodes these proteins:
- the LOC139882826 gene encoding eukaryotic translation initiation factor 2 subunit beta-like — MAEENIQQLKMEDSTTNLAPFDPTKKKKKKKVVFQEQQTDHLDDDDDKENAGEENRQEGVPLGRNDHDRDYTYEELLDRVFRNLSENNPELAADRPKATLRPAQVLREGTKKTVFVNFIENCKSMRRLPDHVMSFMLAELGTSGSIDGKQRLVVKGLFSPRTFEGLLRRYVNEYVICNCCKSAQTILSRENRLCFLLCEKTGSRRTVAPIKAGFVAVVKREVSNSRKSR, encoded by the exons ATGGCAGAAGAAAACATTCAACAACTTAAGATGGAGGATTCAACGACTAAT CTGGCACCATTTGACCCCaccaaaaagaagaagaaaaagaaggttGTCTTTCAAGAGCAACAGACAGAtcatcttgatgatgatgatgataaagaaaaTGCAGGTGAAGAAAACAGGCAAGAAGGAGTTCCATTGGGACGTAATGATCATGATCGTGACTATACGTATGAGGAG CTTTTAGACAGAGTCTTCCGTAATCTGAGTGAGAATAATCCCGAGCTTGCGGCTGATAGGCCGAAAGCCACCCTGAGGCCAGCACAAGTACTTCGTGAAGGAACTAAGAAGACTGTTTTTGTGAATTTCATTGAAAATTGCAAATC TATGCGTAGGCTGCCAGATCATGTTATGAGTTTTATGCTAGCTGAATTGGGTACGAGTGGATCTATTGATGGTAAACAAAGATTGGTAGTGAAGGGACTATTTTCGCCAAGAACTTTTGAAGGACTATTAAGGCGATACGTCA ATGAGTATGTGATTTGCAATTGTTGCAAGAGTGCACAAACAATTCTTTCAAGGGAAAATCGTCTTTGCTTCCTCTTATGCGAAAAG ACTGGTTCACGTCGTACTGTTGCTCCGATTAAGGCTGGGTTTGTGGCTGTTGTGAAACGTGAAGTTAGTAATTCTAGAAAAAGTAGGTAA